The DNA region gttaattaattagcccCAGACTCACGTATCGGCGTTGCAAATAAGCAATTACTGCTGACAAAAAAGtcagttattgttttttttttttaattcattttaaaaacagaaGGACGCTTTATTGGTTATTTTTgggtttcatttttaaaataaatagatatacgAAGAAGAAATAAGATTAAATTCAGAATCCattgaaaatgataaagaaCATTCATTTCCCTTCCCAAGTTTGCCCAGTTTTTTTTCCAATCGATGCTATAAATATCAAGTTCAGTGTTGGTGTTCATCTTAAAAAACGTTTGGTGTTATTGTTTTTCATTGCACTGGACATTAAACTTGTgaactttaaatttttcatctgaaattttaggaagaagttttttccttttttctcttgGTTTGATTTATTCATTGTAAGGATGACAATAAGTATTTAAAAGTCTACTTTCAACTATATTCATAAATGAGTAACAAAAACTCTCACATACTCAtacctaattaattaagatatccatatgagtatttattatttaaaagttatttattattcaatataaaataaaacatatatagtaacacacacacacttgagGTGTgtgtattaaatgataaaattataaatgtagtatgtatatatttgtatgTGTGTGAGAGAAAGAGATATCAATattaaagtacataaaattaaagtaaaagtgaaaataaattcattattgaAATTATACCCTTgatgttttgtaaaataaaattcatttataatcaAATCTGAATCGATATTTTCAGCAAACTCTTGTTTAATataaatcatcataaaatatgccaagaacttttttttcattttattgtgaaacatatttttaacatattttaagttaaaataagaTGATTCAACTTGTTAATCAAATGATTGTGTTACgacttatttatttcaattaatcttCGACGTAATTTGAAAATGATAGACATTTTCTGAAAGATCTTATAATAAATCACATCAATATGATAATGCTCTAGCTAAGATCTTAAATAAtacatcttttatttattgtccTATCATTGAATCTAGAATTCAACTCTTCAAATTGAAAATCTATTGCtgagttaaataaattataatgatagTGTTAGTAAAGTGTCATCAATCCTTCTTGCTTACATAAACAACATATAACCTTTTATATGAAGCATTTATACGAGGTGAATCAATCTTTTATTGCGTATAAATAAATTGCACatacataaagaaaatattaaatccaGCATCTTTTAAAGTTTGAAATAATGCTTTAGTAGTTGAGATAAAGTTGAGTTAAATTTGTGTGATGGATAGTACCctacaataaatgaaaaaaaaaaaaaagtgtgttgtttttgttaaattttgtgAGTTAAATATATAGAGAAACAAAAAGTAATCTAGTATGAGGAGGGATATGATTTTCGACTTTGGTTCTCTTAACTAAAAAGgatagaaattttaatttaaaaaatagctaaTTTATggacaaaacatatttttcttgatttaatttaattaagtattaCTTGGAATGATTTAATATTAgtgcaaattttattttttttgataaaatcttgactGGACCACCCAAGTCTTTAATTtaggttcttttcttttcttttctggttaATATCACGTATGGTGTGTTGGCAGCTAGAGTCTTTGCGGCCATTTTTATGGCGGATGTGGACGGATGCTTGATTTTCTGGTTGAGTGGGAGGGTGGAATTAATAGATGTTTGTACTTGAGTGTGAAATTTAGTGAATTTATTCGGATTTTTGGTGGAACATACCCTCTTGAAACCTCGCCTTTATAGCAACAAGACACCTCGCATGGTCTCACGAGAATAGTTTCTCCCCTTTCAGGGTGACTAAATTAAGAGTATTCCGGTGAATGAAGGAGAAAACCAGTACCCAGATTGTATTGAAGTCTATTTCTACTGTTTTCCGGTGATCGTTCTGTTGATTTTTGTTCGGCTTCGCTGGCCTAAGGGATTTTAAGTTCATTTCTAGGCATCTTGTTAATTTGTAAGGTGGCAATCATGCTCGCCATTAATTAGTGAAActccatttttatatatatattgcaccTCGCTTCAATCTTTTATCATAAAGATTTTGGCAACTGGAGTTCCACCATGTATAGATACGAGCAAGATTTGTGCTTCAATAATGTTCTGAGTAACGCTAATCAAGATTTATAATGTATAAAATCTCttcaaaattaacaattttCTCATAGTTTGTCTTCATGAAATTATAAGCATACCAatagtaattttataattttgaacatggtactaattaataatttctaacATGATAAGCAAGTTTGCAAATTGCAGACCCTATCTTATAATAACGAcgaatttttttcaatagaaaATATGCTTTCAACTCTAACAgtcatttaataaattatttattcaaaaaaaattcaacaaaacaagGAACATGTCTATGAAAAGAGTAAGCGTTAACCAAGTCTAGACATGTTTACAGTTTAGGTTGGTGCTAGCAAGCTGATCCAAAGAGGACCAGACACTTGTAGAACATGttcacaaaattttaaattaattcaataattaataagataaaaaattatatttatttaacttatcCAGACTTTTTCTTAGAATTGGATTTTTGATATGCATCTTGtgctagataaaaaaaatatttcaagagttGAATAAGGCTAAAAAAGATAAACTTGTTCTGTACTATTCAGTAAAcaattagatttcatttttgtaatttgGGGGAAAAAATAGGTATTATAAATATGTTAAACAATTTGACAAACAATTCTGTCTTTCTAACgcattaaaaacttttaaataaaaaagaatgtgtGCTTAGGTTATTAAAAGCGTgtgattgtaattgttttttaaaaatattttttatttgaaaatatattataataatgttttttatttttaaaaaattattttttaatatcagcatattaaaataatctaaaaatactaaaaaatatattaatttaaaataaaaaaaattaattttttttaaatacacttttaaaacaccaaaactGAACTAATCCACGTCTATTTACTGGCTTTTCTTTGGTAAATAAAGACGGTGATATAGTTTTCACTTGCTGTGTGGGATAAAGCAGGGACCTCGAAGGAGCGTGGACAAGAACTGCTTACATTGACTGAATGGAGCTATAATCCAAGGGCCGTGATCTTCTGCTTCAGGCACGTGAGATGCACAAAGTCATTCAATGGATCGATAATACAGAGAGAGACAGCCTCATGAAATTCAGGTACGTATTAGCATCTTTCATTTATGAATCGCCACCCTTATCTTATATTACtgtatttcatatttatttattgtaatggCTTCCACACCGATATAAAGCATGGTGGGAGTTGTGGCTCAAAGCTTATGTGCCCAGATTTATCAACCTTCAACCACCCACCCCACTACTCTCTTTGCCCCTTAATTCTCCAGGATCAACTgcataaaaacaaaacgaaacCAGAGTAAATCAGAAACACACCGCATATGGAAGGTATCTCTGCTAGCATGTACACGAAGATGAAAGGGTACTGGAGTAGGAGAGGGTACGAGAGGATAAATGGGTCGGGTCGGATTCGGAGGAAGCGGCCGGTGGAGCTAGGCTCGGGTGGTTCGACTTCGAGGGGGAGGGGGTTTAGTTTGCGGATCAAGATCAAGCCGAAGCTTAAAATCCTCAAAATGTCCTCTCCGAGGAAGTTCTTTGTTTGGCTGCGGGACGCCTACGTGAAGATGATGCTCGGGCTTGCTAATTCCAGGGCAATAGGTACTTCAGGGTACGGTGACGCGTTTGGTGCACGCCGCCCAGTCAAGGAGTATGATGAGAAGATGATCGTTCAGATCTACAAGTCGTTGGTGATGACACAGGGCCAGTTGGTGCCACGCGACGCAGCCAGGTTTGGCTCCATGTCTAAACTTACTGCTATTTCGGAATAGCTGGcagtggagttttttttttttttttttcctttttaatagtCAAATAAATCAATCCAAAAGGAAATTGTTCATTATTCCATAAATCTCCCAGAGGAAAGAGGGAAAAGATTATTTTCGGATTCATAATATAATGTCCTTGTTATTGCACTAAGTAGATTAATTCTTCAGTTGGCAATAAACCTAGTTTTCTAGTCACCCCTCTCTCGCTCAGATCAAGAACTCACGAAAGAGaagattttatatttcttaCTTTTTTACTAATGGTTAGAGGGATCAGGCATCTTTCATGATGGTTGTATAATtagtgaataaaaaatgaaataaatatattatgcaaGTAATGCGCATGAAAATGCCAATCCCCCATTCTTGATACAGACCAGGTATGAATATTAAATGGCTTTGCTGCTTGGTGGTCCTCGACAGGAGAGTGACCACTAAGCAGCAAAGTCGTTTAATATTAATAGCTGATCTACGAggatgtttgagagtgtggtattggttgttttttaaataactttttatgctGAAAAgtatgctaataatatttttttattttttaaaaattatttttatatcaacacatcaaaatgatctaaaaaatataaaccacactcaattttaacaaaaaaaaaaaattgaatttttttcaaaaacaggtTACACCTTAATGCTAAACCGGCACTACGTCTTGTTCACAAAGGCGACCAAATTAATAAGGAAACATGAAAATTGTTTAAGGAAAAATCGAAATAAAATTGACCATTTGAAGTGTAGCAAAATGGCTGTTAGAAATCTTGAAGATGGGAACGTCGTAAACTCTCCACTTGTTGCGACCAGCAGACATGTTCTGTGCACCGGAAAGCCCAATCCTGCCGGTGGCTTAGCTTACAGAGAGGAGGGCAATCTCTAAAGCTGTTCAATGAGAGTATCCAGGAATAGTTCTATAGCATTGAAGATTAATGTTTAAAAGGTTTCAAGAAATTATTAAGAATACATACCAAAAACTCGAAGCCTCATGATTCGGTAATCTTAAAGGATGCTTTCATTTCAAGAACATGCAGGCTAGGTGGGGTGATCACACTGGTTAGGACGGAAGCAAATATTATTTCAACATTTGCATCTAAATTAGTTCCCACTCTCTTCTCCCAAAATAACATTGtccattaaaatattatttcaattttgggTATATAAATGCTGACACAAATTCTTAATTTCCACGCTTGTTCCATTGCCCCAGAAATTatggtattttaaatttttaatacacTCGCATTTTAACTCCATTTACAAACCCGTCAAATTTGGACCTGACCTACCAAACTATTTGATAGGAACCGGTAATTAACTAACTAAATATCaagatgcttttttattttttattggtctgGCCAAATACCATACCGAAGAGGTTGAGAAAGACAAATTGCAATGGGATTGCTTTGTTgtctttatgtttttcattttttcctcaGCTGTCTCGACTTAATTGGGTACTCATCGTGATGCGTAATAAGTGATGGCTGCAGCTCACCCGTCGGTCTCGGAAAATTTTCTTGCAGGAATGCAGAGGACCCTTTTATgtataatatcatatattatGCAAATCAGCAAATGCTATTTAGCCATTAAAAATTTAGGTCGATGTGAATTAGAATTGAGATTCACCAGCCATCCTCTTTAGCCATCACATATACAAAGTTACCAATGGTTTGCCCGGTCCAAGTTTAGGCCCGGCGGTTTGTTAAGGTATGGATGAAAATTGTATAActgtgtgttttaaaattaaaaagttgtagttatgttaaaattaattgtcTGGGTAGCctgtaaaaaatgacaattatgACATGattttgacaataaaaaaaacttatagtttttttaaaacttttctctttatatttcttTGATCAAAATTCTTACAAAGAGTAACGTACAAGTTTTGGTTCGATATTTATTCTTGGTTGTGAtaccaagaataaaaaaattagataagcTTGGATAATAATATTGCAATCACCCTGTATCAATGCTAATGAGTTGGTCACTgcttcaagtttattttttatgaataagtacaataagttaatttttctttcgaTTGTTGATTTAtatgcatattttatattttgaagaaaCCAAATCATAAGAGAGGAACAACAATCTTATAAACTATTTAAAGTGTTTCAACAATCTTGGAACAACTTATTTCCTGATATCTATGTTGTGTGTATGTGCAAGATTATACATGGAATAGATAATTTGTCCCAAAAAAATGATTATGTGTTGAGatggataaaagaaaataatgattcTAGTAGGAAAAGTAAAGTATATATCTTCTGTTAAATTCCCTGTTGTGTATTCCCTGCATACTTGTTGTATTGATTCTGCGgggaaagaaatttaatttgtgCTGCGTgatattttccttttgttgttatattgatagaaaaaaaaagtttcatatGTGGATAATAATTACTGGTGAAAGAATATCTTTTAAATGCATTTCTATTTAAGTACTGAATTCTTTTGTTTaagaagtttatttttaaattatattgtttctgttttaagaaaaaaatgttttctgttggggggggggggggatctgGTCTTGGATTGTTACTCTTCTAAGAGGAATTCTttgcatatatatatgctgGGATTTGAACCCAGACAATTGGAGAAAACCCAGCAGCCATTGCTGGGTGCTGCAAGGTGTTTGAtgcctttgaaaaattaattttgtgcATTCATCAAGTAACAGTTTGCATTGTACAAGTGCTTTTGTTTTGCATAAccaaggtgttttttttattattattaatatggatgtccGAGTCAACTTGCGTGTACCTTAACTAATCTTATAGATCTTAAACtaagatatttattaaattgccTAGCCCGTGACCTTTGACTGcaatatgttttttgaaatttgcaGGCAGTATATTTATGGAtagatacaaaaaaaagaaaaaagaaaaaagagatgtttatttaatcattaaacacatttattaaattgtcttttgaaaaattagtgtgttaattttttatggtttattttaattaatattatttcagatATATAATTGCAAAGTTAAtcttattattgaaataacatATGGATAAAACCAGTGTTAATAATTTCAATGTACCGATTAACCCGATAATCTTTATGGTCTCAATTGACCTGTTGGCAAACCCGATTCCTAAACATTCTCCACGCAGGagaaaacctaaaataattaaagtggtATACACTTAAATAGAAAGCATGACAAAGCAAGTTCTCCCATGCATTCTAATGGTAGGAGCGGTGGCAAAACGAAGTTCAAAGAAACTTGCTTTATTtgtaaaaatcaaagaaatcacCATAAGAGTAAAGGGAAGAATgcataaaacaacattattgagAAAGTTGACGGGGAAGCTACTAAGCTTATTGTAGTTATGTCAGATTAAACAATCCTAAAAAATGGTGGATTGATATTGGAGCCATCATGTATCTTTGATAGGAATAATTTTCCAAGTATGCAACAATTGCTTATGAAGATAACCAAAATAATTGTTCATATAAAATTCTTTTGTGTGAAAAATCCTAGGCCATGTGAAGGTAATGCTAAGGAAGAtatctataagaaaaaaaaaatatatgaacaatGTGGTTCATGCTTCTaatattcaaaagaatttggttTCATGTTTGCTACTGACTAAAAATAGGTTTAATTTGACTCTCAAGTCCAACAAGCTAGTTCTCACGAAAAATGAGATGTATATAAACAAGGATATTTATCTTATGAGTTATTTAAGTTTAATGTGATAACTATTGTAGCAAAAAGCCAAGAAAactaataaagattttttttttgtttaattgattagAGTCTTCTAATCTATTTCATAGATATAACAAGTAACCCTTTAAAACTGATTCACActaatatttatgatttaaaatttgtACAAACTAAAAGTtgtaaaatgtatttttcagTGATTACACAAGATATTGTGTATGTCTATTTGCTAAGAAGTAAAGACAAGGCTTTAAAAATTGctaaacattttaaaagtgaGGTTGAAATCCAACTTAACAAGAAgatcaagataataaaaatagattgacAATGGTGTCTAATGCAGGAACCAAACATTGAAAGGAATGGTGATGTTATgttgataaattcaaaattatctcGGAACTTGTAAGAAAGGATATTTTATTAGTAAATTATATTCTGAATAAAATACCTTATAAGAAATTGAACAAGACACTATATGAGTTTTGGAATGGTCAATCACTATCctataaatacatgaaagtgcAGGGGTGTCTAAGAAAAACTACGGTTTCTCCATCAAAGAAAGTCAAAATATAGATTGTATCACACGAGATATCCAATCTATACTTGAAGGGTATAGTGATGCTAATCGGATAACCGATACTAAAGAtttaaaatccataaaataggtttatctttattattggaGGAGTTATGGCCTATTGAAAATTCTCTAAATAAACATGGATATCCTAAATCATTAATGAGTTTGAGTTTATAGCTTTAGACAAAGATGGAAAACAAACAAAGTAGCTTCTAAACGTTTTTAAGGATATTCCAAGTTAGCCAAGATTTTATATTGACAATCTGTATACAATGCAATAGCCAATTTGTTATTGGTAGggcataaaatattatatataacaataaatcTTTGTACAATTGTCAAATATACAATATTGTAGGGTAGTTGCTCTCGAATGGGATTATCTTTATTGACAATGTACAATTAAAGGATAATTAAAGCCTATATTACCATATATTCAAAGAATTTACATGATGAAAACCTAACCTAATTGATTGGAAATCTCAAGATCTaggtttaaataaatatttaaattatgtgtCAATTCAGTAGTTGTAATATTATccatttatatgataaaaagtgCTACATGTAGTGAAAACCAGGATAAACAAAGCTTGTAATGATTCTTATAGTTTGATAAAGTCAAGTGGAGTATTGCAAGATGTTCTTGGTAATAATTATCTATGTGAGTGTGAAACAAGACCACTtctataaaaattgaaaatgttaaattttttaaagtattctCTGAAATTAGGATGTGTATAGAGccaaaataaacacaaatataAGAATCAAAATTGTAAGAAGAGGAAttgtgtgatttttattttccgagtttacataaaaaaaattgaacaattcaaaacattatatttaCTTCCTAATTGAGTGCATCCGatagttttcattaaaaaagattCAGGACCAAAAGCTATCTTGCCTAATATAAGTACTTTACGTTGTTACTCTTTATTTTCGtatatgttttgtattttattatgatcaaataaatttaattcatgtgAGAAAATGTTAGGATATAAATGGAAAATTATGCTtgttaaaattcaaattgaaataGAATTGTGTAcctttaaatcaaaaaattacataattttattttaaaagttatattaaaattaacttttagaattgtcaataaaaaaaagaacaattctgaaatgattttaattttgacaatGAAGAAAACTTATATGCTTGGTAAATCTCTTCTCCTTTACATTCATTCAAAATTCTtacatataataatatataaactcTTGTTCGTGGTTTATTATTGGTAAAGATTGAATAATTACAAGAAACAGTTCTTTAGATGACAAAATGTCACATGGCTAGATCCAATCAACCGTCCAATCAAATTAGGTGGTGGAGTGGATCGTGATATGATAATGGGTTATACAGTGAACCTAAAGTAGGTGATTGTTCTCCTTTACTTTCCTCGGCTTTTATGAAACGCAAGAGTGGAAATCTTGTGTGCTTCCATTTGTCCGATGTCCCATCACCATTCTCCCTTGTCCCACCcccaaacttcttttttttttttttttttattacaatttatatattttttaattaattttttaaaattttaaaattataagtcatataaatttttaatagtttcgaaatttataatacttaaattattaattttttaaaaataaatttaaaatttaaccaattaaattatatctttaactAAACTTGTTTTAAAtgataatggattttttttattattatttttttaaaacttaatttggtTTCAGCTCTAGATTACGCTGGATTTTTAAACTATAACAATTTATGCTCTGCTTCATCTTTTGCAAATGCTTCCAAGCACACGGATATTTTCACTGCATATGAtcataacaaatcaaatacttaaattaaaattatttcgGGGAAATCTCTTTGTTTTGATACTTCTGTCCCCCTGAAAGAAAACATGGTAAAGCGGTTTGTTTCCatgaatgtaatttttttttaagtgaatttttgaaaaataaattattttttatattttttaatatcatggaaagtaagttggaaaatattttttattgtttggttatattataaaaaatgagctgaaaaatagcttattaatattttattttttttcaaatttattaaaataataagaaataaatcttacaaattaaaaagttgaatgaaaatgaaattgaaaaaatgtaatttcataaattttctcaaataaaataaataataattaaaataatagagatcaaatctaacatataaaacaattgaaagataatgaaattaaaataataataataataataatttcataaattattttaaataaaataagtaacaattaaaagaatgagaactaaatttgatagataaaaaatttcaattaaaaaaataataagagaaaagtaaataataattataaaaataaaaacaaaaattaaacatgatatcaaaatcaaattaaatcaaattttaagggatgaatttaaaaaaaaaattcaaacaaaatatatagcaattaaaagtttgaggatcaaatttgacataatcaacaaataatatgatatttttaaatttttcacgacttttaaaaagtgttttccgtctaaaattaaaggaaaatcctttactaaaaatcaaaccaaattttcttttgataaaaaattattttttattaaccaaaaagtatcttttattaactaatttttttaataataaataaatacaaaaaaaatttgaaacgtGCGCAGCATGAAGGCAATTGAGATTCCATTGATTATGAACTCaatgatttgagttttttttgcgCTCACTGTATTGTTCTGGCTGTGAcatatttttttgccttttgttgatcTGACGTCATTGCTAGTACGTCATTGATCACGTTAACTTTAACAATCCGacttcattttaattatattattaccaTTACACTGTAAATCATTGTGAACCAAGGTATATTTAAATGTTCATTGAAACTATGGACTGAAACTTTTGTTCCATCAAACAAAAAATCGACAAAGCTTGTAATCCAGGATAAAATAATCTTTCTAAAAAGGTAATTGAGcattaaaagattaattgatgataaattaatACACAGAATAAAATGACTTTatatattactttaaaaaacaaaaaatatataaggtaggggattttttgtctttttaatattatttgcttaattaaattatgatgATATTCTTTATCGTTCACGGTTAATGTTATGGCGAgttaaatcatgtgaaaaatataaaattatgaggGAAAAAATCatcacttaatttttataatgacaaaaaattctaattggtttttttatggtGGGTGTGCCGGAAATGGGGAAAATGTGGGGTGAGAGGGACGACTTTTGATTTGTGTGGAGGTGCAGATGAGTGGGAAAtacttttctctcctttttgaCTTGCCTTCTCCCGAATGGTAAGAGctcctcttgtttttcttttttctttttcggcTTGGACCCCCTCCTTTAATTAACGGTGCCCCCATTATTTATATCACTTATTGCAGTGGCAGCTGGCAAATTGCATTTACCATGGTGCAATTACGCAATATCTGGGAGTGTGATTTCActgtattttttaagatttttttttaattttttaaaaaagttttaaattaatattttttttaattttgatatatttacatcaaaaatattatactcTATAATCGTAAAAACTATTTAATACGCTGCATTTAATCCCCTTATCCACCTTTATTTTTTAGGCAAATAGTTTTGAGTCGGTTTAACCATACTCAAACCAAGCCTATTTTTTAGTTcaattctcttttttcttgcGTCAATTTCATTGTATCAAAAGACAACCAACCAaacttattttgaatttaagttaacatttttttttaatgtttggtgtCAAACCAAACTTAATCCAGCCTACCTTAAGCTTGATTGTATTGAACAATCCTCTTCTTATCTTTTTGATATTTCTCTCtagtttgttattattaatgtcAACATTTACGTAACACTTTTAGCCCATGCAGTACGGCTACAATTCATAGAGCTAGCTGCATCTTAGAAGCTACTCTTATATTTTCCTGAGGCTACTTTTTATCTAGGTGGTCGTCTAGTAGTAAGAGTTTGGGATTAAGAGGTTTGCTCCATGTGGTCTCAAGTTCGAGCCCTAAACTGCTCATATGATGACCACTggaagcttacatggtcgttaacttcagggtccgtgggattagtcgaggtgcgtgcaagctggcccgaacacccacattaaactaaaaaaaaaaagataaaacaagaaGGTAGAGGATCTTGAACCATCTTCTTAATTCTCACTCTGCAATTAACATGAGCATCCTGCACTACTACGCATTGGTTCCGTACCCCCTGCCTCCTGAGCATTAAGACGAGAACGGGCTCGCCGGTACACCTTAATCCAGCAGTGGAGACCCGACCCGTGTTTTCGACCGAGAGGCCAGGCTGGGGTTGGACCGGACACGCTTCGCAAGGTATAATCATGTGGAGCAAAGGAACAGCTGTGCTGCCCAGAAGACGCAGGCGCACCGTACACCTGCGTTCTATAAATGGGACTGTGACCTCACTGGCTACACTTCTCATCAACGTGGACTGTTGTTACTGGATTGACCAAACCAGCTGGTCTACACTATCTTAAAACATCTTTTAAGAAGCCTGATACCTCTGCTGTTGTATCCGATGCCTGTCCCCTGGATCTCCTTCTTCATGTAATCCAGCATTTTCCCTTCCTCCCGCTCTTTTAACTGTCTCGATTCCtgtgcaattgtttttttttttttactt from Populus alba chromosome 14, ASM523922v2, whole genome shotgun sequence includes:
- the LOC118041023 gene encoding uncharacterized protein gives rise to the protein MKGYWSRRGYERINGSGRIRRKRPVELGSGGSTSRGRGFSLRIKIKPKLKILKMSSPRKFFVWLRDAYVKMMLGLANSRAIGTSGYGDAFGARRPVKEYDEKMIVQIYKSLVMTQGQLVPRDAARFGSMSKLTAISE